In Canis lupus familiaris isolate Mischka breed German Shepherd chromosome 24, alternate assembly UU_Cfam_GSD_1.0, whole genome shotgun sequence, a single genomic region encodes these proteins:
- the UBE2C gene encoding ubiquitin-conjugating enzyme E2 C isoform X4, with amino-acid sequence MTLMMSGDKGISAFPESDNLFKWVGTIHGAAGTVYEDLRYKLSLEFPSGYPYNAPTVKFLTPCYHPNVDTQGNICLDILKDKWSALYDVRTILLSIQSLLGEPNIDSPLNTHAAELWKNPTAFKKYLQETYSKQVSSQDP; translated from the exons ATGACCCTCATG ATGTCTGGTGACAAAGGGATTTCTGCCTTCCCTGAATCAGACAACCTTTTCAAATGGGTGGGGACCATCCACGGAGCAGCTGGCACA GTATATGAAGACCTGAGGTATAAGCTCTCCCTGGAGTTCCCCAGTGGCTACCCTTACAACGCACCCACAGTGAAGTTCCTCACACCCTGCTACCACCCCAACGTGGACACCCAGGGTAACATCTGCCTGGACATCCTGAAGGACAAATGGTCTGCCCTGTATGATGTCAGGACTATCCTGCTGTCCATCCAGAGCCTGCTAGGAG AACCCAACATTGATAGTCCTTTGAACACACATGCTGCCGAGCTCTGGAAAAACCCCACAG CCTTTAAGAAGTATCTGCAAGAAACCTACTCAAAGCAGGTCTCCAGCCAAGATCCCTGA
- the UBE2C gene encoding ubiquitin-conjugating enzyme E2 C isoform X1: MASQNRDPAAASVAAARKGAEPSGGAARGPVGKRLQQELMTLMMSGDKGISAFPESDNLFKWVGTIHGAAGTAYSPPLFLHCQVYEDLRYKLSLEFPSGYPYNAPTVKFLTPCYHPNVDTQGNICLDILKDKWSALYDVRTILLSIQSLLGEPNIDSPLNTHAAELWKNPTAFKKYLQETYSKQVSSQDP, encoded by the exons ATGGCCTCCCAGAACCGAGACCCAGCCGCCGCCAGCGTCGCCGCCGCCCGGAAAGGAGCCGAACCCAGCGGGGGCGCCGCCCGGGGCCCCGTGGGCAAGAG GCTGCAGCAGGAGCTGATGACCCTCATG ATGTCTGGTGACAAAGGGATTTCTGCCTTCCCTGAATCAGACAACCTTTTCAAATGGGTGGGGACCATCCACGGAGCAGCTGGCACA GCCTACTCCCCACCCCTGTTTCTCCATTGCCAGGTATATGAAGACCTGAGGTATAAGCTCTCCCTGGAGTTCCCCAGTGGCTACCCTTACAACGCACCCACAGTGAAGTTCCTCACACCCTGCTACCACCCCAACGTGGACACCCAGGGTAACATCTGCCTGGACATCCTGAAGGACAAATGGTCTGCCCTGTATGATGTCAGGACTATCCTGCTGTCCATCCAGAGCCTGCTAGGAG AACCCAACATTGATAGTCCTTTGAACACACATGCTGCCGAGCTCTGGAAAAACCCCACAG CCTTTAAGAAGTATCTGCAAGAAACCTACTCAAAGCAGGTCTCCAGCCAAGATCCCTGA
- the TNNC2 gene encoding troponin C, skeletal muscle — MTDQQAEARSYLSEEMIAEFKAAFDMFDADGGGDISVKELGTVMRMLGQTPTKEELDAIIEEVDEDGSGTIDFEEFLVMMVRQMKEDAKGKSEEELAECFRIFDRNADGYIDAEELAEIFRASGEHVTDEEIESLMKDGDKNNDGRIDFDEFLKMMEGVQ; from the exons ATG ACGGACCAGCAGGCGGAGGCCCGGTCCTACCTCAGCGAGGAGATGATCGCTG AGTTCAAGGCTGCCTTCGACATGTTCGACGCTGATGGTGGCGGGGACATTAGCGTCAAGGAGTTGGGCACGGTGATGAGGATGCTGGGCCAGACCCCCACCAAAGAGGAGCTGGACGCCATCATCGAGGAGGTGGACGAGGATG GCAGCGGCACCATCGACTTCGAGGAGTTCTTGGTCATGATGGTGCGCCAGATGAAAGAGGATGCGAAGGGCAAGAGCGAGGAGGAGCTGGCCGAGTGTTTCCGCATCTTCGACAG GAACGCAGACGGCTACATCGATGCGGAGGAGCTGGCTGAAATCTTCAGGGCCTCCGGGGAGCACGTGACAGACGAGGAGATTGAGTCCCTGATGAAAGACGGCGACAAGAACAACGACGGCCGCATCGACTTCGACG AGTTCCTGAAGATGATGGAAGGCGTGCAGTAA
- the UBE2C gene encoding ubiquitin-conjugating enzyme E2 C isoform X2, producing MASQNRDPAAASVAAARKGAEPSGGAARGPVGKRLQQELMTLMMSGDKGISAFPESDNLFKWVGTIHGAAGTVYEDLRYKLSLEFPSGYPYNAPTVKFLTPCYHPNVDTQGNICLDILKDKWSALYDVRTILLSIQSLLGEPNIDSPLNTHAAELWKNPTAFKKYLQETYSKQVSSQDP from the exons ATGGCCTCCCAGAACCGAGACCCAGCCGCCGCCAGCGTCGCCGCCGCCCGGAAAGGAGCCGAACCCAGCGGGGGCGCCGCCCGGGGCCCCGTGGGCAAGAG GCTGCAGCAGGAGCTGATGACCCTCATG ATGTCTGGTGACAAAGGGATTTCTGCCTTCCCTGAATCAGACAACCTTTTCAAATGGGTGGGGACCATCCACGGAGCAGCTGGCACA GTATATGAAGACCTGAGGTATAAGCTCTCCCTGGAGTTCCCCAGTGGCTACCCTTACAACGCACCCACAGTGAAGTTCCTCACACCCTGCTACCACCCCAACGTGGACACCCAGGGTAACATCTGCCTGGACATCCTGAAGGACAAATGGTCTGCCCTGTATGATGTCAGGACTATCCTGCTGTCCATCCAGAGCCTGCTAGGAG AACCCAACATTGATAGTCCTTTGAACACACATGCTGCCGAGCTCTGGAAAAACCCCACAG CCTTTAAGAAGTATCTGCAAGAAACCTACTCAAAGCAGGTCTCCAGCCAAGATCCCTGA
- the SNX21 gene encoding sorting nexin-21: MASRLLHRLRHALAGDNPGEAAAGPEAEQFPESSELEDDDAEGLSSRLSGTLSFTSAEDEEDEDDEDDGEVGPDPLPSGDGASGEDAERSPPPDGQRGSQPLARQLQDFWKKSRNTLVPQRLLFEVTSANVVKDPPSKYVLYTLAVMGPGPPSRQPAQISRRYSDFERLHRNLQRQFRGPMAAISFPRKRLRRNFTAETIARRSRAFEQFLSHLQAVPELRQAPDLQDFFVLPELRRAQSLTCTGLYHEALALWANAWQLQTQLGTPLGPDRPLLTLAGLAVCHQELEDPGEARACCERALQLLGDKNPHPLLAPFLEAHVRLSWRLGLDKRQSEARLQALQEAGLTPTPPPSLKELLIKEVLD, from the exons ATGGCCTCGCGGCTCCTGCACCGGCTGCGGCACGCCCTGGCCGGCGACAACCcgggggaggcggcggccggCCCGGAGGCCGAGCAGTTCCCGGAGAGCTCGGAGCTGGAGGACGACGACGCCGAGGGCCTGTCCTCCCGCCTCAGCGGCACCCTCAGCTTCACCAGCGCCGAGGACGAAGAGGACGAGGACGACGAGGACGACGGGGAGGTTGGCCCCGACCCCCTGCCCTCCGGGGACGGGGCATCGGGAGAAGATGCAG AACGGAGCCCCCCACCTGATGGGCAGCGGGGCAGTCAGCCCCTGGCAAGGCAGTTGCAGGATTTCTGGAAGAAGTCCCGGAACACCTTGGTGCCCCAGCGGCTGCTCTTCGAGGTGACCAGCGCCAACGTGGTCAAGGACCCACCCTCCAAGTACGTG cTCTACACCCTCGCCGTGATGGGTCCAGGGCCACCCAGTCGCCAGCCGGCCCAGATCTCTCGCCGCTACTCGGACTTTGAGCGGTTGCACCGAAACCTGCAGCGACAGTTCCGGGGCCCCATGGCTGCCATCTCATTCCCCCGGAAGCGCCTGCGCCGGAATTTTACCGCAGAGACCATTGCCCGCCGCAGCCGGGCCTTCGAGCAGTTTCTGAGCCACCTGCAGGCAGTGCCTGAGCTGCGCCAGGCCCCAGACCTACAGGACTTCTTTGTGCTGCCTGAGCTGCGGCGGGCACAAAGCCTCACCTGCACCGGCCTCTATCACGAGGCTCTCGCACTCTGGGCCAACGCCTGGCAGCTGCAAACCCAGCTGGGCACCCCCTTGGGCCCTGACCGCCCTCTGCTGACCCTGGCTGGGCTGGCCGTGTGCCACCAGGAGCTGGAGGACCCTGGGGAGGCCCGGGCGTGCTGCGAGAGAGCCTTGCAACTGCTGGGGGACAAGAACCCCCACCCTCTGTTGGCACCCTTTCTGGAGGCCCATGTGCGGCTCTCCTGGCGGCTTGGCCTGGACAAGCGCCAATCTGAGGCCcggctccaggccctgcaggaggCGGGCCTGACCCCCACACCACCCCCCAGTCTCAAAGAATTGCTCATCAAGGAAGTACTGGACTGA
- the UBE2C gene encoding ubiquitin-conjugating enzyme E2 C isoform X3, producing MTLMMSGDKGISAFPESDNLFKWVGTIHGAAGTAYSPPLFLHCQVYEDLRYKLSLEFPSGYPYNAPTVKFLTPCYHPNVDTQGNICLDILKDKWSALYDVRTILLSIQSLLGEPNIDSPLNTHAAELWKNPTAFKKYLQETYSKQVSSQDP from the exons ATGACCCTCATG ATGTCTGGTGACAAAGGGATTTCTGCCTTCCCTGAATCAGACAACCTTTTCAAATGGGTGGGGACCATCCACGGAGCAGCTGGCACA GCCTACTCCCCACCCCTGTTTCTCCATTGCCAGGTATATGAAGACCTGAGGTATAAGCTCTCCCTGGAGTTCCCCAGTGGCTACCCTTACAACGCACCCACAGTGAAGTTCCTCACACCCTGCTACCACCCCAACGTGGACACCCAGGGTAACATCTGCCTGGACATCCTGAAGGACAAATGGTCTGCCCTGTATGATGTCAGGACTATCCTGCTGTCCATCCAGAGCCTGCTAGGAG AACCCAACATTGATAGTCCTTTGAACACACATGCTGCCGAGCTCTGGAAAAACCCCACAG CCTTTAAGAAGTATCTGCAAGAAACCTACTCAAAGCAGGTCTCCAGCCAAGATCCCTGA